The following coding sequences are from one Leptospira mayottensis 200901116 window:
- a CDS encoding leucine-rich repeat domain-containing protein → MKFRILTNLSLKKLVLIFLCFLVELQTQPKEANVYRNLSAALKTPKKVQILDLSRNRLTTLPKEIVLLENLERLYLRDNELTTLPEEIGELENLKMLDMTRNRISTLPKEFWQLQNLEVLLLDGNNLSILPEEIGELEKLSVLDLSNNQLTTLPKEIGQLESLLYLELSTNKLVSLPEEIGQLKKLRILNLWNNPSFKSTEQDIRKLFHNQEINIQKSGCQSCE, encoded by the coding sequence ATGAAATTTAGGATTTTAACCAATCTCTCTTTAAAAAAATTAGTCTTAATTTTTCTTTGTTTTCTTGTAGAACTACAAACCCAACCTAAAGAAGCGAATGTCTATCGAAATCTATCTGCGGCATTAAAAACGCCTAAAAAGGTTCAGATTCTTGATTTGAGTAGAAATCGACTAACGACACTCCCTAAAGAAATTGTACTGCTGGAAAATTTAGAAAGGTTGTATCTGCGCGACAATGAGCTTACTACTCTTCCCGAAGAGATCGGAGAATTAGAAAATCTAAAAATGCTGGACATGACCAGAAATCGAATCTCTACTTTGCCGAAAGAATTTTGGCAGTTACAAAATCTAGAGGTGTTATTGTTAGATGGGAATAATCTCTCAATTTTACCCGAAGAAATCGGGGAATTAGAAAAATTATCTGTATTAGATTTAAGCAATAATCAACTTACAACCTTACCGAAAGAAATTGGACAGTTAGAAAGTTTATTATATTTGGAATTGTCTACTAATAAACTTGTATCTCTTCCCGAAGAAATTGGACAACTGAAAAAACTTAGAATATTAAACTTATGGAATAATCCATCTTTCAAGTCCACTGAGCAAGATATCCGAAAGTTATTTCATAATCAAGAAATAAATATCCAAAAATCAGGCTGTCAATCTTGTGAATAA
- a CDS encoding SBBP repeat beta-propeller lipoprotein, LipL53 family, with protein sequence MIHFLILFFILLFQACSPTSDAKTNNFFLIPLAQGNSNFYKNSITSTPEEENLNPVVFGENLAVIEEIPTVFGENPPVLEWTSLLEIPTEIVGKPDVAVDGDGSIYIAANSKANLIGDESKIGTQDIILKKFDSQQNELWMKRVGVRNVSLEVTGTAADINGNAYVTGYTNGPFEKALISEKQDMFVVKFNPDGTIAWKKQAGPKRAKGVYNTYNVFTEGITVDTFGNSYVVGISDGPFGDNAVGNLNGGFIIKFDANGNQIWVKQISILGASILPKKVALDENADCIYVVGTSINANFRTNTSLNYAYGLEPRDLFILKFDGNGNQKFFAQTAIYSDNVIPYSLAVDPFGNVLVGGQSDIDLESKANQRTNIRGFLIKYDFDGTQRWVKQFGPYSNEYIKSTKITGITTDEVGNIFTTGQTSGNTINEHSKRVGNQDIFLTKHNFIGQVEWIRQVGTPGEVLYSGGIGIDSDENLYSTGITDNNKKDYQVRRDMDLFLMKFR encoded by the coding sequence ATGATACATTTTCTGATTCTTTTTTTTATATTATTATTTCAAGCTTGTTCGCCTACATCCGATGCAAAAACGAACAACTTCTTTTTGATTCCTTTAGCTCAAGGAAATTCTAATTTTTATAAGAATTCGATTACTTCAACTCCAGAGGAAGAAAACCTTAACCCTGTCGTCTTTGGTGAAAACTTAGCCGTCATCGAGGAAATTCCCACCGTTTTTGGTGAGAATCCGCCTGTCTTAGAATGGACTTCATTACTTGAAATTCCTACTGAAATTGTCGGGAAACCGGATGTCGCGGTCGATGGGGACGGTTCCATTTATATCGCGGCCAATTCGAAAGCCAATCTTATTGGTGACGAATCAAAAATTGGAACCCAAGATATCATTCTTAAAAAATTCGATTCTCAGCAAAATGAACTTTGGATGAAACGAGTCGGAGTTCGAAACGTGAGTTTGGAGGTCACCGGTACTGCAGCTGATATTAACGGAAACGCGTATGTAACCGGTTATACAAATGGCCCTTTTGAAAAAGCGCTTATATCCGAAAAACAGGATATGTTCGTAGTTAAGTTCAATCCGGATGGAACAATAGCCTGGAAAAAACAGGCGGGGCCCAAAAGAGCCAAAGGAGTTTATAATACTTATAACGTTTTTACAGAAGGGATCACTGTAGATACATTCGGAAATTCTTATGTAGTTGGAATCTCAGACGGACCTTTCGGAGACAACGCAGTGGGTAATCTTAACGGTGGATTTATTATTAAGTTTGATGCTAACGGAAACCAAATTTGGGTAAAACAAATCTCGATACTCGGAGCCAGTATCCTTCCGAAAAAAGTCGCCCTTGACGAAAACGCAGATTGTATTTACGTAGTTGGAACATCGATTAACGCAAATTTTAGAACCAATACCTCCCTCAATTATGCCTATGGTTTAGAACCTAGAGATCTTTTTATTCTTAAATTCGACGGAAATGGGAATCAAAAATTCTTCGCTCAAACGGCAATTTATTCAGATAATGTAATACCCTACTCTCTTGCTGTGGATCCATTCGGAAACGTCTTAGTGGGAGGACAAAGCGACATAGATTTAGAATCTAAAGCAAACCAAAGGACGAACATTCGCGGATTTTTAATAAAATACGACTTTGATGGTACTCAAAGATGGGTCAAACAATTTGGTCCGTACAGCAACGAATATATAAAATCAACTAAGATAACTGGAATCACCACCGATGAAGTCGGAAACATCTTTACAACAGGTCAAACCTCTGGAAATACCATCAATGAACACAGCAAAAGAGTAGGGAACCAAGATATTTTCCTGACTAAACACAATTTTATTGGACAAGTCGAATGGATACGTCAAGTCGGCACTCCCGGGGAAGTCTTATACTCTGGAGGAATCGGCATCGACTCAGATGAAAATCTTTATTCTACCGGAATTACAGACAATAATAAGAAAGATTATCAAGTTAGAAGAGACATGGATCTCTTCCTCATGAAATTCAGATAA
- a CDS encoding SDR family NAD(P)-dependent oxidoreductase codes for MSDSQTNGKNKPAIDEIQECIRLLESLTENPELLTSIPEKERIALMTVAGRISRPDRNEIRIRNKTIKHSRRKEIVTQERKARAATGIRTARTTPVFKAPLQITDRTDIWKSENAPELSSPRNCYICKKEYTRLHFFYDAMCPPCGELNYKKRFQTASLHGQVALITGSRLKIGYQATLMLLRAGATVIATTRFPIDAALRFSKESDFSSWSDRLQIFGLDLRHTPSVELFASYIEQTVDRLDILINNAAQTVRRPPGFYTHLMKFESLDFHDIPEEASQLLKLHRDCKRKLESFGGMNLADESALPVSWNGKIPGVGIRSSARLSQIPYSHDNSFELETVFPEGQMDADLQQIDLRKTNSWRLKLGEIQTSEMLEVQLVNAVAPFVLCNRLVSVMRRKNTGQKHIVNVSAMEGKFHRFKKEDRHPHTNMAKAALNMLTHTSASDFAKDGIYMNAVDTGWVTDEDPIELSQKKQDLHDFQPPLDIVDGAARVCDPFFDGILTGKHWCGKFLKDYFPIDW; via the coding sequence ATGAGCGATTCTCAAACAAACGGCAAAAACAAACCGGCCATTGATGAAATTCAAGAATGTATCCGGCTTCTTGAATCATTAACGGAAAATCCCGAACTGTTAACGTCTATTCCCGAAAAAGAACGAATCGCATTGATGACTGTTGCGGGTAGGATTTCCCGACCCGATCGGAATGAAATTCGGATTCGAAACAAAACGATCAAACATTCCAGAAGAAAAGAGATCGTCACTCAGGAAAGAAAAGCGAGGGCGGCAACCGGAATTCGAACCGCGCGAACAACCCCAGTCTTTAAAGCGCCTCTGCAAATCACCGATCGAACTGATATCTGGAAAAGCGAGAACGCACCAGAACTTTCTTCACCTCGCAATTGTTACATTTGCAAAAAGGAATATACCCGGCTTCATTTCTTCTACGACGCCATGTGCCCGCCATGTGGAGAATTGAATTATAAGAAAAGATTTCAAACCGCGTCTTTACACGGTCAAGTCGCATTGATCACCGGTTCTAGATTAAAAATCGGTTATCAAGCGACCCTAATGCTTTTAAGAGCCGGCGCGACCGTGATCGCGACCACTCGCTTTCCCATCGATGCTGCATTACGATTTTCTAAAGAAAGCGATTTTTCCAGTTGGTCTGATCGCCTTCAGATTTTCGGTTTGGATCTAAGACATACTCCAAGTGTAGAACTTTTTGCGAGTTATATAGAACAAACCGTGGATCGTTTGGACATTCTCATCAACAACGCGGCCCAGACGGTTCGTAGACCTCCCGGATTCTATACTCATCTGATGAAATTCGAATCATTAGATTTTCATGATATACCGGAAGAAGCGAGTCAACTCCTGAAACTTCATAGAGATTGCAAACGAAAACTTGAATCTTTCGGAGGAATGAATCTTGCCGACGAATCCGCGCTTCCCGTAAGTTGGAACGGAAAAATACCCGGAGTAGGAATCCGTTCTTCGGCACGGCTTTCTCAAATCCCGTATTCCCACGATAATTCTTTCGAACTAGAGACGGTTTTTCCCGAAGGTCAAATGGATGCGGATCTTCAACAGATTGATCTTAGAAAAACGAACAGTTGGAGACTTAAATTGGGTGAAATTCAGACCTCGGAGATGCTGGAAGTCCAGCTTGTAAACGCGGTCGCTCCCTTTGTTCTTTGTAATCGCCTTGTTTCCGTTATGCGAAGAAAAAACACGGGACAAAAACATATCGTAAACGTTTCCGCAATGGAAGGAAAATTTCATCGTTTCAAAAAAGAGGACAGACATCCTCATACCAATATGGCAAAAGCCGCATTGAACATGCTTACGCACACTTCCGCGAGTGATTTTGCAAAAGACGGGATTTATATGAACGCCGTCGACACGGGCTGGGTAACCGACGAAGACCCGATCGAGTTGTCCCAAAAAAAACAGGATCTTCACGATTTTCAACCTCCATTGGATATCGTCGACGGTGCGGCAAGAGTTTGCGATCCGTTCTTTGACGGAATTCTCACCGGAAAACATTGGTGCGGTAAATTTTTAAAAGATTATTTTCCGATCGACTGGTAA
- a CDS encoding LIC10415 family protein → MDVPLTNLISSAEKLIRDKRSSVNAKAVPAQEERGGLDKTEFSSGLTSRYLKIQETLASLQGEFTSEQMKLGILNEENTPNSELINILFGETPLFRELAENPDIDQAVLKEQIQGKKNKLTDTIRNLEVESENIFSIGILKDRDNFSKFLETISGKNIHMKQFSEKAIERLIKE, encoded by the coding sequence ATGGACGTTCCACTCACAAATCTGATTAGCTCTGCGGAAAAGCTCATCCGCGACAAACGGTCTTCCGTTAATGCCAAAGCTGTACCCGCTCAAGAAGAGCGAGGAGGCCTCGACAAAACGGAGTTTTCTTCAGGACTCACGTCCCGTTATCTGAAAATTCAGGAAACCCTTGCTAGTCTTCAAGGGGAATTTACCAGTGAACAAATGAAACTCGGTATTTTAAACGAAGAAAATACTCCGAACAGCGAACTTATCAATATTCTGTTCGGCGAAACACCTTTGTTTAGAGAACTTGCAGAGAATCCGGATATCGACCAGGCCGTTTTGAAAGAACAGATTCAGGGAAAGAAAAATAAACTCACGGATACGATTCGTAACTTAGAGGTAGAATCCGAAAATATTTTTTCCATCGGAATATTAAAAGATCGGGATAACTTTTCCAAGTTTTTGGAAACTATCAGCGGCAAAAATATTCACATGAAACAATTTTCGGAAAAAGCGATCGAGAGATTGATTAAAGAATAA
- a CDS encoding adenylate/guanylate cyclase domain-containing protein — MNNLKQNITFANDEGMKNILNWLTSPESRALEAKELIEMLNRNIIEAGVPVWRFFTSIPTMHPEVMVRSLIWTRGEETQVLFIPHEGLKQQQYKDSPIYLIREEQKDFIRCKLTGPDADLSYPICVDLYEKGGTDYCIFASVFGTNVRSAMSWSTDAPGGFSDQQIEFLNSIRNVLCLRLDLESRKFAINELLEVYLGSNASKRVLSGEFRRGTGETMYAAILCADLRDFSYLSENNSPKKIVEILDNYFELTAQPIQEEKGEILKFIGDAILAVFPAETDPNQACLAALNAAQKIKNSVMRWNTEHPDSQIHLGMALNVGDVVYGNVGAKDRLDFTVIGNAVNQAFRVESLCKDLGKNILTTEEFTIKAGKENFEFIGAKRLKGISGERNIYSPKHD, encoded by the coding sequence ATGAACAATCTAAAACAAAACATAACGTTTGCAAATGATGAAGGAATGAAAAATATCCTGAATTGGTTAACCAGCCCGGAATCCAGAGCCTTGGAAGCAAAGGAACTGATAGAGATGCTGAATCGAAATATTATAGAGGCGGGAGTTCCGGTTTGGAGATTCTTTACAAGTATTCCCACTATGCATCCCGAAGTGATGGTGCGTTCTCTCATCTGGACGAGGGGAGAGGAGACACAAGTATTATTCATTCCTCATGAGGGACTTAAACAGCAACAATACAAGGACAGTCCTATCTATCTCATTCGGGAAGAACAAAAGGATTTCATTCGTTGCAAGCTGACTGGCCCCGACGCGGATCTTTCGTACCCGATTTGTGTCGATTTATACGAAAAAGGCGGAACGGATTATTGTATTTTCGCCTCCGTATTCGGAACAAATGTTCGAAGCGCTATGTCCTGGAGTACGGATGCTCCCGGAGGTTTTTCGGACCAACAAATCGAGTTCCTGAATTCGATTCGAAACGTTCTCTGCTTACGTCTGGACCTGGAATCCAGAAAATTCGCCATCAACGAACTTTTAGAAGTATATCTAGGTTCCAATGCATCTAAAAGAGTTTTGTCGGGAGAATTTAGAAGAGGGACCGGTGAAACGATGTATGCTGCGATTCTTTGTGCGGATTTAAGGGACTTTTCCTATTTGAGCGAAAACAATTCTCCCAAAAAAATCGTGGAAATTTTGGACAATTACTTCGAACTTACCGCGCAGCCGATTCAAGAAGAAAAAGGGGAAATTTTAAAATTCATCGGAGATGCGATTCTTGCCGTTTTCCCCGCGGAAACTGACCCGAATCAAGCCTGTTTAGCGGCTTTGAATGCTGCTCAGAAAATTAAGAATTCTGTAATGCGATGGAATACGGAACATCCGGATTCCCAAATTCATCTGGGTATGGCTCTGAATGTTGGAGACGTAGTTTACGGAAATGTTGGCGCAAAAGACAGACTTGATTTTACCGTGATCGGAAATGCAGTCAATCAGGCCTTTCGAGTAGAGTCTTTGTGCAAGGATTTAGGAAAGAATATCCTTACCACCGAAGAATTTACGATCAAAGCCGGAAAAGAAAATTTCGAATTTATAGGAGCAAAACGACTTAAAGGAATTAGTGGAGAAAGGAATATTTATTCTCCTAAGCACGACTAA
- a CDS encoding LptF/LptG family permease, whose product MSAIPFQPHSLKNFFHKWKQEFIPLKILDRYLFGEFFKVFIGTVILLTGIMLLSLVNDNMRNFTATKAPRYHVALFLVYSLPKIISTTVVSMSLMFSICFTVGQFSVNKELVSMMAAGVSFFRIVAPLILFGILMWIVMLLTTELIVRPVNKLAKIEHDILTEGMGTLANSVYQFHVKGKEGFYYLYFYDPNKDEINGGFNYIRLRTDGSPETVISSLKAKYNYETKLWKMKKVEEWHFDNDLKLSSQESFEEKEYELPEDPTYFKVPAGSVEEMNLFQLKVEEKRRIQKGLSYGDVLTEKHSVFALPMMTIIVTLIGTIAGYFTKKTAGVASLGITIGVVLIYYIFNSAGKSLGENGVIPPFVGVWITPSLFLGLCFWMFRRMNL is encoded by the coding sequence ATGTCCGCAATTCCTTTCCAGCCTCATTCACTCAAAAACTTTTTCCACAAATGGAAGCAGGAATTTATTCCTCTTAAAATTTTAGATCGATATTTATTCGGAGAGTTCTTCAAGGTCTTTATCGGAACCGTAATTTTGCTTACTGGAATCATGCTCCTCTCTCTCGTAAACGACAATATGAGAAACTTCACGGCTACAAAAGCGCCTAGATACCACGTAGCTCTTTTTTTGGTCTACAGTCTTCCAAAAATCATATCTACTACAGTCGTTTCAATGTCCTTAATGTTTTCGATCTGTTTTACCGTCGGCCAGTTTTCCGTGAATAAAGAACTCGTATCAATGATGGCCGCGGGAGTTTCCTTTTTCAGAATCGTGGCACCACTTATACTATTCGGAATTTTAATGTGGATCGTGATGCTTCTCACGACGGAGCTCATCGTAAGGCCGGTCAACAAATTGGCAAAGATAGAACACGATATTCTTACAGAAGGAATGGGAACTCTCGCAAACAGCGTATATCAATTTCATGTGAAGGGGAAGGAAGGTTTTTATTATTTGTATTTTTACGATCCCAATAAGGACGAGATCAACGGCGGATTCAATTACATTCGACTCCGGACCGACGGATCACCGGAAACCGTAATTTCCTCCTTAAAAGCGAAGTACAACTACGAAACCAAACTTTGGAAGATGAAGAAGGTGGAAGAGTGGCATTTTGATAACGACTTAAAACTCAGTTCTCAGGAATCTTTCGAGGAAAAAGAATACGAACTTCCCGAAGATCCCACCTATTTTAAGGTTCCTGCAGGTTCGGTGGAAGAAATGAATCTCTTTCAATTGAAAGTAGAAGAAAAAAGAAGAATTCAAAAAGGTCTTTCTTACGGAGACGTTCTTACCGAAAAACATTCCGTATTTGCATTGCCTATGATGACGATCATCGTAACTTTGATCGGAACGATCGCGGGTTATTTTACCAAAAAAACCGCGGGAGTCGCATCTTTAGGAATCACGATCGGTGTAGTGTTGATTTATTATATATTCAATTCTGCGGGTAAATCGTTAGGAGAAAACGGTGTTATACCGCCTTTCGTAGGAGTTTGGATCACTCCCAGTTTGTTTTTGGGATTGTGCTTTTGGATGTTTCGCCGTATGAATCTTTAG
- a CDS encoding UvrD-helicase domain-containing protein has product MKKEVQYSPAQKAVIEEKERFVQVVAAAGSGKTSTMVGIIERILVENLLPEESILVLTFSRKAAKEISDRIQRSTEKNSIRVQTFHAYCLYVLGRWHPRFIVQKPKILPLEEKNQFYRKFLKKERNIVGGIPYELFWAENIPYIRENFAEFKENLEFAYQKYKKENGFLDFDDLVRMLLDGLRNEEEWTHKSRNILRKIIVDEFQDTDLEQLEFLQLLSRSASIVVVGDDSQAIYSFRGTAPGAFLSFQKLFQPCKLHFLNTNYRSLPEIVQTSAIPIQKNREKIEKEIFPSRQGKACVGKIFMEGIVDLIPYLIRAIPSSEMDLKILCRSNFRISEYIRVGIPKDYLMTIHSSKGLEFHTVFVDVADGWNVRPDSPLETIEEERRILYVGLSRAKDRLLILGAAKNSRRETIESEFFHYFKGLKKIEPEDLSK; this is encoded by the coding sequence ATGAAAAAAGAAGTTCAATATAGCCCTGCCCAAAAAGCAGTGATCGAAGAGAAGGAACGATTCGTACAAGTTGTAGCTGCGGCGGGTTCTGGAAAAACAAGCACAATGGTAGGAATCATTGAACGAATCTTGGTTGAAAACCTGCTTCCAGAAGAATCTATCTTAGTTTTAACATTTTCGAGAAAAGCGGCCAAAGAAATTTCGGATAGGATTCAAAGGTCTACCGAGAAAAACTCCATACGGGTCCAGACGTTTCACGCATATTGTTTGTATGTACTGGGTCGCTGGCATCCTAGATTTATAGTGCAAAAACCGAAGATCCTTCCGTTGGAAGAGAAAAATCAATTCTATCGTAAATTCTTAAAAAAGGAGCGAAACATAGTTGGAGGGATTCCCTACGAACTTTTTTGGGCGGAGAATATTCCTTATATCCGAGAGAATTTTGCCGAGTTCAAAGAGAATCTCGAATTCGCTTATCAAAAATACAAAAAGGAAAATGGCTTTTTAGACTTCGATGATCTGGTAAGAATGTTATTGGACGGTCTTCGAAATGAGGAGGAATGGACTCATAAATCTAGAAATATACTTCGAAAAATCATTGTAGATGAATTTCAAGATACGGATTTAGAACAACTTGAGTTTCTTCAGTTGTTATCCCGGAGCGCGTCAATCGTCGTTGTAGGGGACGACAGCCAAGCAATCTATAGTTTCCGGGGAACTGCACCTGGGGCGTTTTTAAGTTTTCAAAAACTTTTCCAACCTTGCAAGCTTCATTTTTTAAATACGAATTATCGGTCCTTACCGGAGATCGTTCAAACGTCTGCGATTCCTATCCAAAAGAATCGGGAAAAAATTGAAAAAGAAATTTTTCCTTCGCGTCAAGGGAAAGCTTGCGTTGGTAAGATTTTCATGGAGGGGATCGTCGATCTAATTCCGTATTTAATTCGAGCGATTCCTTCGTCCGAAATGGACTTGAAAATATTATGTAGATCGAATTTTAGAATTAGCGAATATATTAGAGTTGGAATTCCGAAAGATTACCTTATGACGATTCATTCTAGTAAAGGTTTAGAGTTTCATACCGTTTTTGTGGACGTTGCAGACGGTTGGAATGTAAGACCCGATTCTCCTTTGGAAACGATCGAAGAGGAAAGAAGGATCCTTTACGTCGGTTTATCGAGGGCAAAAGATCGTTTGTTGATTTTGGGAGCAGCTAAGAATTCGAGAAGAGAAACGATTGAAAGCGAGTTCTTCCATTATTTTAAAGGTTTGAAAAAGATAGAACCCGAGGATTTATCGAAGTAA
- a CDS encoding acyl-CoA dehydrogenase family protein: MSATNTVVDQATAKKALSVSAGVIEEVTKALAARCNINGKVSVDKMDENQLVQYQIAWLTSEQKIAEKFIEYAWDASRGTGDLEQEMAVVFAAETVNHVRSEISSRPSEYGIKASSLVSKIFNDEINQFLENAMAIQNYNQIADKIVAKGHFGAYGLDEDHEMFRETFKKFAEDVVIPHAEHVHRHDDIIPEDIIGGLKDMGCFGLCIPESYGGIQPNDKPDNLSMLVVTEELSRGGLGIAGSLITRPEIMSKALLKGGTQEQKDKWLPLLASGERMAGIMVTEPNYGSDVAGVSVTAKQANGGWVINGVKTWCTFAGYANLLLILCRTESDPSLKHKGLSILLAEKPSFTGHEFTYTQPEGGKIEGKAIGTIGYRGMHSFEVSFDNYFVPAENLLGGEAGRGKGFYFQMEGFAGGRIQTAARAHGVMQAALEAALRYAQERSVFQKPIYEYNLTKYKIAKMAVILQASRQFANHVANLLDNHQGQMEATLIKFYASKVAEWVTREAMQIHGGMGYAEEYAVSRYFVDARVFSIFEGAEEVMALRVIAKSLMDQYAAG, from the coding sequence ATGAGCGCAACCAATACCGTCGTTGATCAAGCGACCGCGAAAAAAGCACTTTCCGTTTCCGCAGGAGTGATCGAAGAAGTTACAAAAGCACTTGCAGCACGTTGCAATATAAACGGAAAAGTCTCCGTTGATAAGATGGACGAAAACCAACTCGTTCAATACCAAATCGCTTGGCTTACTTCCGAACAAAAAATCGCGGAGAAATTCATTGAATACGCTTGGGACGCGTCCCGAGGAACAGGGGATCTCGAACAGGAAATGGCAGTCGTTTTTGCGGCTGAAACCGTGAACCACGTTCGTTCCGAAATCAGTTCCCGCCCTTCCGAGTACGGAATCAAAGCTTCCAGTCTAGTTTCCAAAATATTCAACGACGAAATCAATCAATTCTTAGAAAACGCAATGGCGATCCAAAATTACAACCAGATCGCGGACAAGATCGTTGCCAAAGGTCATTTCGGAGCATACGGTCTGGATGAAGACCATGAAATGTTCCGTGAAACGTTTAAGAAGTTTGCAGAAGACGTAGTAATACCCCATGCAGAACACGTCCATAGACACGACGACATCATTCCCGAAGACATCATCGGCGGATTGAAAGATATGGGATGTTTCGGACTTTGTATTCCAGAATCATACGGCGGAATCCAACCGAACGACAAACCGGATAATTTATCCATGCTCGTCGTTACCGAAGAACTCTCCAGAGGGGGATTGGGAATTGCGGGTTCTCTCATTACCAGACCGGAAATCATGTCCAAGGCTCTTCTGAAAGGAGGAACTCAAGAACAAAAAGACAAGTGGCTTCCTCTTCTTGCATCCGGGGAAAGAATGGCCGGAATTATGGTGACCGAACCAAATTACGGATCCGATGTAGCAGGAGTTTCCGTAACAGCAAAACAAGCAAATGGAGGTTGGGTCATCAATGGTGTTAAAACCTGGTGTACGTTTGCAGGTTATGCAAACCTTCTTTTGATCCTTTGTAGAACCGAATCAGACCCTTCCTTGAAACACAAAGGACTTTCCATTCTACTTGCAGAAAAACCGAGTTTTACCGGTCACGAATTTACTTACACTCAACCCGAAGGCGGAAAAATAGAAGGAAAAGCAATCGGAACCATCGGATATAGAGGAATGCATTCTTTTGAAGTTTCGTTCGACAACTACTTCGTTCCCGCAGAAAACCTGTTAGGCGGAGAAGCGGGAAGAGGAAAAGGATTTTATTTCCAGATGGAAGGATTTGCCGGTGGAAGAATCCAAACCGCAGCCCGTGCACACGGCGTGATGCAAGCAGCTTTGGAAGCCGCACTACGTTATGCGCAAGAGAGATCCGTATTTCAAAAACCGATCTACGAATACAACTTAACGAAATATAAGATAGCGAAAATGGCGGTGATTCTACAGGCTTCTCGTCAATTTGCAAATCACGTAGCGAATCTTTTGGACAATCACCAAGGCCAGATGGAAGCCACTTTGATCAAGTTCTACGCGTCCAAAGTCGCCGAATGGGTGACAAGAGAAGCGATGCAAATTCATGGTGGAATGGGTTATGCGGAAGAATACGCGGTTTCCAGATACTTCGTGGACGCCCGAGTGTTCTCCATCTTCGAAGGCGCCGAAGAAGTAATGGCCCTAAGAGTAATTGCAAAATCCCTAATGGACCAATACGCAGCAGGATGA
- a CDS encoding YbhB/YbcL family Raf kinase inhibitor-like protein — MKIKGFVFVFLISATLLQAEPFQLKSPELTSGKLIANEQVFNGFGCSGGNISPALSWTGLPKATKSIAITVYDPDAPTGSGWWHWVVFNIPATTTSIPANAGNLEKNLLPKEAIQSRTDFGMPGYGGPCPPQGHKPHRYYFTVYALKDKISADQNSSGALIGFYINSLKIGEAKILAKYGR; from the coding sequence ATGAAAATCAAAGGATTCGTATTCGTATTTTTGATTTCCGCAACTTTACTGCAAGCGGAACCGTTTCAATTGAAAAGTCCCGAATTGACTTCCGGTAAACTTATCGCCAACGAACAGGTGTTTAACGGTTTTGGATGTTCCGGTGGAAACATTTCTCCCGCACTATCTTGGACTGGTCTTCCGAAAGCTACGAAGAGTATTGCTATAACTGTTTACGATCCGGATGCACCGACCGGCAGTGGATGGTGGCATTGGGTAGTTTTTAATATTCCAGCTACTACAACTTCTATTCCTGCAAATGCTGGGAACTTGGAAAAAAATCTTCTTCCAAAAGAAGCGATTCAAAGTAGAACCGATTTCGGCATGCCTGGTTACGGAGGTCCTTGTCCGCCTCAAGGTCACAAACCTCATCGCTATTATTTCACCGTTTACGCTCTTAAAGATAAGATTTCGGCCGATCAGAATTCTTCCGGCGCCTTGATCGGTTTTTACATCAATTCTCTTAAAATCGGTGAAGCTAAAATTTTAGCGAAATACGGTAGATAA
- a CDS encoding HEAT repeat domain-containing protein, producing MKFRSLLILALAVSFTSGALLAEKSTEEHIKTLSSGSDSEKYESAVALGKNKEKSAIPELIHLLNRNNEPKIATAAAIALGKIAEPGDATIALKNKIISSENGDIVYASLASLLNISTKNEKLEDSTKEAFEFADKNRRGDEFVADFLDLIKKKLKL from the coding sequence ATGAAATTTCGTTCTCTTCTTATTCTTGCGCTCGCCGTTTCTTTCACGTCCGGCGCTCTTCTTGCGGAAAAATCCACCGAAGAACATATCAAAACTCTTTCTTCCGGTTCCGATTCTGAAAAATACGAATCCGCAGTCGCTCTTGGAAAGAATAAGGAAAAGTCCGCGATTCCGGAACTCATCCATCTTCTCAACCGCAATAATGAACCTAAAATTGCAACGGCTGCGGCGATCGCTTTAGGGAAAATTGCGGAGCCCGGTGATGCGACGATTGCTTTGAAAAATAAAATTATTTCTTCCGAAAACGGGGATATCGTCTACGCTTCTCTGGCTTCACTTTTGAATATCTCCACAAAAAATGAAAAATTGGAAGATTCCACAAAAGAAGCTTTCGAATTCGCCGATAAAAATCGCAGAGGAGACGAGTTCGTTGCCGACTTTTTAGATTTGATCAAAAAGAAATTAAAACTTTAA